A single region of the Fibrobacter sp. genome encodes:
- a CDS encoding helix-turn-helix domain-containing protein — protein MDRIRLQEFMDRKGYKQQSLANALGVKRELVAAWNTGRSDVTRENIGKLLSAGMFLEEIFGEEVAAKALRKNESSNDSVNSADVRDIARQMLIDSMSQTLEKLKSDGPKPPQK, from the coding sequence ATGGATAGAATTAGACTTCAGGAATTTATGGATCGTAAGGGGTATAAACAGCAGTCTCTTGCGAATGCTTTAGGGGTGAAAAGGGAACTTGTTGCTGCCTGGAATACCGGTAGAAGCGATGTCACTCGTGAGAATATTGGTAAACTCCTGAGTGCGGGAATGTTCTTGGAAGAAATTTTTGGTGAGGAAGTCGCCGCAAAAGCGCTTCGGAAAAATGAATCTTCTAATGATTCGGTAAATTCAGCTGATGTTCGTGACATAGCCCGCCAAATGCTGATAGACAGCATGAGCCAGACATTGGAGAAGCTCAAGTCCGACGGCCCCAAGCCCCCTCAAAAGTAG
- a CDS encoding single-stranded DNA-binding protein, with protein sequence MSLNHAIFHGRLGNNPEITTMPNGKERVRFSIAVDRNYKDQDGNRPTDWISVVIWGSANYVRKVNLAKGDSVIVSGRMENHTWTDNNGVQHNANYLNCSEIHLTAKKGDRKSDKDQAAEAAFQNTTPQDDDDLPF encoded by the coding sequence ATGAGTTTGAATCACGCTATTTTTCACGGTCGCCTGGGCAACAATCCAGAGATTACCACAATGCCCAACGGCAAGGAACGAGTCCGTTTCAGCATCGCCGTTGACCGCAACTACAAGGACCAGGACGGCAACCGCCCTACCGACTGGATTTCGGTCGTCATCTGGGGCAGTGCAAATTACGTCCGCAAGGTAAACCTCGCCAAGGGCGACAGCGTTATCGTCAGCGGCCGCATGGAGAACCACACCTGGACCGACAACAATGGTGTCCAGCACAACGCCAACTACCTGAACTGCAGCGAGATTCACTTGACAGCAAAGAAGGGTGACCGCAAGAGCGACAAGGACCAGGCTGCCGAAGCTGCGTTCCAGAA